Within the Myxococcus virescens genome, the region TACCACGTCGCCGCCGCCTGGACACGGCAGCAGACGTCGTCGAGTGCGCGGGCGTACAAACCATGTCGACTGAAATGAATCCCCTTCGCGGCGGCTGCCAGTGTGGTGCAATCCGCTACGAGATGTCGCATGGCCCGCCGCAGGGGTACGTCTGCCATTGCCGAGTGCCGCAAACAGTCCACGTCGGCCATTGGCATCTCCTGCGTGGTGCCGCGAACGGCATTGCATCTCGCGCGGGGAACGCCCAGGTTCTGGCCCCGGGTTACGGATACGGGGAACACGCGGGACTGCACCTTCTGTCCCGAGTGCGGCTCCAGGCTCTGGCATCAGTGCCGCGGTGCCACCGCTACGCTCAACATCAAGGGCGGCTTGCTCGACGAACCGATCGATCTTGGCCTGGCCATCCACATCTGGACCTCTCGCATGGACGTTCGAGGCAAGACGACAACGCTTGAAGGAAGCAGCACTGTGGGAGGGCCTCGTGTCGTTCGCGGCCTCCGAGACGTTGAAGCGCCAGGAAGCAGAGCCTGGCCATTGGGCCCAGTCCAGGACGTCTTCATCTTACCCCGGCTTGCATGCGCTTCCCTGCCCTTCGCCGCCCCCACTCACCCAGGCAGCGCAAGAGGTGAAGCGCACGTCTTGCTCCTCTCACGTGGCATCGACGTTGATACTCACCGCCGTCAGCAACAGCCACGATCCTTTGCGCACCAAGCCCCAATTCCGTGCGCGACGCCGATGCCATGGAAATACAGGAGAAGTCCATACGCAACGATAAACACACACATGCCGTGTACATTGAGTATTCCTAGACCCAAGCTCTTGAGACAGACATGCACCGAAGTCCTGGATCCATCCTCCCGACCCGGGGGCCCTCTCCGCGTCCTTTCCTCCCCGTCAACGCCCTGCTGGTGTCCGTACTGCTGACCCTTGGCTCCGGCTGTGGCGACTCCGAGCCCGACAAGACGAACAACTGTCCGAACCCCTCCGTCGGCTGCGGCCAGCAGGACTCCGGGACGCCCGACGCCGGCGCCCCCGACGCCGGCAATCCGGACGCGGGCATTCCCGACGCGGGCATCCCCGACGCGGGCGACCCCGATGCCGGCAGTCCGGACGCGGGGCATCCTGACGCTTGCAACCCCGACGCGGGCAGTCCTGACGGCGGAGGGCCCCTGCCCACCGCCCCCACCCTCATCGAAAGCTCGCAGTCCGCCCACCAGGTATCGGCCGGGCAGACGGTCACCTTCCACGTCACCGGAAGGGATGATCTGGCGTGCCCGCTTCAATTCACCTGGGACGCCAGCTCGGGCACCCTGGGGAGTCCTGTGACCTCCGCCGCGACGAGTGATGTGACATGGACAGCTCCGCCCTGCGTGCTCTGGAGCTCCGAGGTCACCATCACCCTGACCGTCACGAACAACGCCCGGCTCTCCACCTCCAAGTCCTTCACGGTGTCCGCCCCGCGATGCCCGGGCCCCGTGGTTTCGGGTGGTGTCTCACACTCGCTGGCCATTCGTGGCAATGGCACCCTATGGAGCTGGGGGGACAACTCCTTCGGCCAGCTCGGCGATGGGACGAACGCCACGCGCCACGCCCCCGTGCAGGTGCCGGGGTTGACCGACGCTACGGCCGTGGCAGGGGGCCACGCCCACTCGCTGGCCTCACGCGCCGACGGCACCGTCTGGGCCTGGGGGCTCAACGGCGGCGCGCTCGGTGATGGGACGACCTCCATCCAGTACGCCCCTGTGCAGGTATCTGGGTTGACCGGCGCCATCTCCGTTGCCGCGGGCTCCAGCTTCTCGCTGGCCCTGGGCGCCGACGGCACCGTCTGGGCCTGGGGACTCAACGGGAACGGCGAGCTCGGCGACGGGACGACCACCGATCGCCTGACCCCGGTGCGGGTGTCTGGCTTGAGCAACATCACCGCGCTCGCTGCGGGCACCGGCCATTCACTGGCCCTGGGCGCCGACGGCACCGTCTGGGCCTGGGGACTCAACTTTCATGGCGAGCTCGGCGACGGAACGACCGTCGGCCGCCCCCTCCCCGTGCAGGTGCCCGGGCTGACCGGCGTCATCGCCGTGGCCGCGGGCATGTACCATTCGATGGCCTTGCGCAACGACGGCACCGTCTGGGCCTGGGGGTGGAACCTGAAAGGTGAGCTCGGTGATGGGACGACCACCCAGCGAGAGAGCCCCGCGCAGGTGCCCGGAGTCACAGGTGCCATCGCCGTGGCCGCGGGTGGCTACCATTCGCTGGCCCTGCTGCGCGACAACACCCTCCG harbors:
- a CDS encoding GFA family protein, with product MARRRGTSAIAECRKQSTSAIGISCVVPRTALHLARGTPRFWPRVTDTGNTRDCTFCPECGSRLWHQCRGATATLNIKGGLLDEPIDLGLAIHIWTSRMDVRGKTTTLEGSSTVGGPRVVRGLRDVEAPGSRAWPLGPVQDVFILPRLACASLPFAAPTHPGSARGEAHVLLLSRGIDVDTHRRQQQPRSFAHQAPIPCATPMPWKYRRSPYATINTHMPCTLSIPRPKLLRQTCTEVLDPSSRPGGPLRVLSSPSTPCWCPYC
- a CDS encoding RCC1 domain-containing protein, which encodes MHRSPGSILPTRGPSPRPFLPVNALLVSVLLTLGSGCGDSEPDKTNNCPNPSVGCGQQDSGTPDAGAPDAGNPDAGIPDAGIPDAGDPDAGSPDAGHPDACNPDAGSPDGGGPLPTAPTLIESSQSAHQVSAGQTVTFHVTGRDDLACPLQFTWDASSGTLGSPVTSAATSDVTWTAPPCVLWSSEVTITLTVTNNARLSTSKSFTVSAPRCPGPVVSGGVSHSLAIRGNGTLWSWGDNSFGQLGDGTNATRHAPVQVPGLTDATAVAGGHAHSLASRADGTVWAWGLNGGALGDGTTSIQYAPVQVSGLTGAISVAAGSSFSLALGADGTVWAWGLNGNGELGDGTTTDRLTPVRVSGLSNITALAAGTGHSLALGADGTVWAWGLNFHGELGDGTTVGRPLPVQVPGLTGVIAVAAGMYHSMALRNDGTVWAWGWNLKGELGDGTTTQRESPAQVPGVTGAIAVAAGGYHSLALLRDNTLRAWGSNDDRQLGDGTNTDRHTAVQVSGLTGVTSVFAGGGHSLVLRNDQAVWAFGSNIFGQLGDGSTPSGHGPVQVSLP